TGCGCAGGTGCAAGGCACGCGGCTGGACCGGGTATACCCGTGGGGAGCGTTGTGGTGCCTGCTGCCGCGCGAGGACTGGCCGTTCGTGGACGAGCTGCGTCAGCGCTATATCGGCGCACGCAAGATGATCGGGTTGCTGCCGGTCGGCACGCGCCCGGGGGACGATACTGCGCGCCTGAGCTTTTTCTGGAGCCTGCCATGCAGCGATTTCGCTGCATGGGAACAACGCGGCATCGATGCCTGGCGCGCCGAAGTGGCACAGATGTGGCCCGATGCGATCGCGCGCCTGCAGACGGTGCAGGTGCACACCGCGCTGGCACGCGCCAGCTATCGCGATGCGGTGATGACGCGCTGGCACCGCGGGCGTTTCGTATTGGCTGGCGATGCCGCACATGCGATGAGTCCGCAGCTGGGGCAGGGAGTGAACATGTCGCTGCTGGATGCACTGGCGATGCGCGACGCGCTGCGCGCCGGGGCCGATCTGGATGAGGCCTTGCTGCACTATCAGCGGCAACGCCAGGCGCATGTGGCGATCTATCACCGCTGGAGCCGCTGGCTGACGCCGCTGTTTCAATCCGAGCGCGATCTGTGGGCCTACGGGCGTGATCTGTTGCTGCAACCGATGGGCCGCGTGCCGGGTGGGCGTGGACACATGCTGCGCGTGCTCAGCGGTACCCAGCACGGCTGGTTCGGCAAGCTGGCGTTGGCACCGGAGTTTGTGGAGGCGTTGTCGCAGCCGGTGCCGCAGCCGATCGGCAAGGTTGGTGACTCGGTGGCGCGTTAGCGCGTGGCCGGTGTTGGAGTGGTCGGCAGGCCCTAGCGGGCAGTCTTCGGGCCGGGCGCACCCGCGGCAGCATGACGTCAACGCACCGGCAAGGCCACCGCATCGCCTTCCACGCAGGCAACCAGACGCTCGCCTTGGATCAGGGTCGGCACCACGCCGGCGGTGAACTGCGAGAACGCCGGCAGGATGGTCACGTTTTCGCGCAACCAGAACGCCGGCCAGCGCCGCGACAGCCCGGGCAGTGCCGCCAGCGGATGCAGATGCCCGCACAGCACATGGCCGGTGGGGTGCGGCAGTGGATCGTGGCGCAGCACGAACGGGCCGTCTTCGACCTGTTCGCCGGCTGCTTCGATATGCAGGTCCGCACCCGCCAGGGCGCGATCGTGATTGCCGCGGATGGCGATCACGCGCAAGCTGCAATGCTGTTCGCGCCAGGCGCTCCAGCGCCGATGCCAGGCCGCACGCGGTGCCGGTCCATGCAGCAGGTCGCCCAGAATCCACAGCGCGTCCACCTCGCGCTGCGCGAGCAAGGCATCGAGCCGGTTCAGATCATGTGCGGTGCCGCCTGCCGGCAGCCCGATGCCGGCACGCCGGAACACATCGGCCTTGCCCAGATGCAGGTCGGCAATCAGCAAGGCACGCCGCGCCGGCCG
The window above is part of the Xanthomonas campestris pv. badrii genome. Proteins encoded here:
- a CDS encoding FAD-dependent oxidoreductase, whose protein sequence is MQRTLRIAVVGYGTAGQALAVLLGADGHQLDVFERATAPGPVGAGFLLQPSGLQVLWKMGLLSQALAHGAPVRRLYGETPCGRAVMDMQYRDLDPRLMGLGMQRGALFSLLCDAWPEYAQLHTDTQITAIDHDSTRVQDQRGQWHGPYDLIIAADGSASTLRAQVQGTRLDRVYPWGALWCLLPREDWPFVDELRQRYIGARKMIGLLPVGTRPGDDTARLSFFWSLPCSDFAAWEQRGIDAWRAEVAQMWPDAIARLQTVQVHTALARASYRDAVMTRWHRGRFVLAGDAAHAMSPQLGQGVNMSLLDALAMRDALRAGADLDEALLHYQRQRQAHVAIYHRWSRWLTPLFQSERDLWAYGRDLLLQPMGRVPGGRGHMLRVLSGTQHGWFGKLALAPEFVEALSQPVPQPIGKVGDSVAR
- the pdeM gene encoding ligase-associated DNA damage response endonuclease PdeM, with product MGDSVQLQLGGETVELLGERALYRPARRALLIADLHLGKADVFRRAGIGLPAGGTAHDLNRLDALLAQREVDALWILGDLLHGPAPRAAWHRRWSAWREQHCSLRVIAIRGNHDRALAGADLHIEAAGEQVEDGPFVLRHDPLPHPTGHVLCGHLHPLAALPGLSRRWPAFWLRENVTILPAFSQFTAGVVPTLIQGERLVACVEGDAVALPVR